The following coding sequences are from one Leptospiraceae bacterium window:
- a CDS encoding type II toxin-antitoxin system Phd/YefM family antitoxin, producing the protein MTTYNRHMEDYTITEFKQNCLRLLDDKRGFSKPILVHKRNKPIAYLVPVSLWKKTKQLSLKGSVKIHSNKLEEISFSDQWENL; encoded by the coding sequence ATGACCACTTATAATAGACATATGGAAGATTATACGATTACTGAATTCAAACAAAACTGTTTACGTTTACTTGATGACAAGAGAGGATTTTCTAAACCAATACTTGTTCATAAGCGAAATAAACCAATTGCTTATTTAGTTCCAGTTTCTCTTTGGAAAAAGACAAAACAATTAAGCCTTAAGGGCAGTGTCAAGATTCATAGTAATAAATTGGAAGAAATCTCTTTTTCTGATCAATGGGAAAACCTTTGA
- a CDS encoding type II toxin-antitoxin system VapC family toxin — protein MKLILNTHIFIYYMNGSKMPTRIKVAIENAKEVLLSTITSWEIFMLAKHGHITLSLPPIQWYDSAIAESGFKEIPISSKISNIAVNLKWDHKDPADRWIVATAISEGATLVTLDRKILAFKKVKALSLKKDK, from the coding sequence TTGAAACTAATACTTAATACTCATATTTTTATTTATTATATGAACGGTAGTAAAATGCCTACGCGTATTAAAGTCGCTATCGAAAATGCAAAAGAAGTTTTGTTATCCACCATCACCTCTTGGGAAATATTTATGCTTGCTAAACACGGGCATATTACTCTTAGCCTCCCGCCGATTCAATGGTATGATAGCGCAATTGCTGAATCAGGATTTAAGGAAATTCCTATCTCTTCTAAGATTTCGAATATCGCAGTAAACCTAAAATGGGATCACAAAGACCCTGCTGATAGATGGATTGTAGCCACTGCAATTTCCGAAGGGGCAACGCTTGTTACCCTCGATAGGAAAATTCTGGCGTTTAAGAAAGTAAAGGCTCTTAGTTTAAAAAAAGATAAGTGA